The window GGACGATTTCCACCTGCTCGGCCAGCGGCGGGGTGAACTGCGGCGAGGTCGAGCCATATACCGCCACCAGCGGCCGGTTGAGCGCGGCGGCCACGTGCATCAGCCCGGAGTCGTTGCTGACCACGGCGCCGGCGCAGGACATCAGGTCGATGGCCTCGGCCAGGCTGGTGGTGCCGGCGAGATTGCTGACTTCCTCGCGCAGGCCGGGAATCAGACGCATGCGGATGTCCTCGCCGACCGCCCGGTCGTTCTGCGAGCCGAACACCCAGACCTGCCAGCCGGCGCGGATCTTCAGCTCGGCGACCTTGGCATAGTGCTCGGCCGGCCAGCGCTTGGCCTCGCCGAATTCAGCGCCGGGGCAGAGCGCCAGCACCGGGCGATCAAGGCTCAGGCCGAACTTGGCCAGCGCCGCCGCGCGGCTGGCCGGCTCGATCCGCAGCGCCGGACGCGGATAGGGCTGCGGCAGCTCCGCACCCTTCTCATACGCCAGCGCCATGAAACGCTCGATCATCAGCGGGTAGCGCTGTTTGTCCAGCGGGCGGATGTCGTTGAGCAGGCCGTAGCGCAGCTCGCCCTTCCAGCCGGTGCGCTTGGGAATGCCGGCGAAGAACGGCAGCAGCGCCGACTTCAGCGAGTTGGGCAGGAGGATCGCCTGGTCGTACTGGCCCTTGAGGCTGCGACCGATCTTCCTGCGCGTGGCGATGTCCAGCACACCGTGGCCGAGCGGAAAGCTCAGGGCCTGGCGCACCTCGGGCATGCGCTCGAGGATCGGCCGGCTCCACTCGGGAGCGAGGACGTCTATCGAGCACTCGGGGTGACGCTGCTTCAGGCAATGGAACAGGGTCTGCGCCATCACCATGTCGCCGACCCAGCTCGGCCCTACGATCAGTATTCTCATCACGGCTCCGGAAATGATCAGGGAGGCTTACGCCTCCCCAGTCACTGCCTTATTTATCTCGCTGCTTCCGGCATGGGCGACGTCCAGACTTCGCACCGGCGGAAAATCCACCGCTATTAGATGGGTCTTGCGCGGCAGATTTTCAACGTCGGCCCGGCCGCTCCTTATTTGACCAGGGTACGCCATTCGGGGTGAACGCTGGTCTTGCCGGTCACCAGGTCGAAGTAGGCCTTCTGCAGCTTCTCGGTGACCGGGCCGCGGCGACCGAGGCCGATCGCCCGGCCGTCGACTTCGCGGATCGGCGTGACTTCGGCGGCGGTGCCGGTGAAGAAGGCCTCGTCGGCGATGTACACCTCGTCACGGGTGATGCGTTTTTCCACCAGCTTGATACCCAGCTCTTCGGCCAGGCGCAGCACGCTGGCGCGGGTGATGCCGTTGAGGCAGGCGGTCACCTCGGGGGTGTACAGCACGCCGTCCTTGATGATGAAGATATTCTCGCCGGAACCCTCGGCCACATAGCCTTCCGGGTCGAGCATCATCGCCTCGTCGGCACCGCCGGAGATGGCTTCCTGCAGGGCCAGCATCGAGTTGATGTAGGCGCCGTTGGACTTGGCGCGAGTCATCGAGATGTTGACGTGGTGGCGGGTGAAGGAGCTGGTGCGCACCTTGATGCCTTGCTGCAAGGCCTCCTCGCCCATGTACGCGCCCCAGTCCCAGGCCGCGACGATCAGGTGCACTTTCAGGCCGGTGGCGCGCAGGCCCATGCCTTCGGAGCCGTAGAACGCCATCGGGCGGATGTAGGCGCTCTGCAGCTTGTTCTCGCGTACCGCGGCGCGGCAGGCCTCGTTGACCTCGTCCTTGGTGAACGGGATCTGCATGTTCATGATGTGCGCCGAATCGAACAGGCGATCGGTGTGCGCCTGCAGGCGGAAGATCGCCGTGCCCTGCGGGGTGTTGTAGGCGCGCACGCCCTCGAACACGCCCATGCCGTAGTGCAGGGTGTGGGTCAGCACATGGGTGGTCGCGTCGCGCCACTGCACCAGTTCGCCGTCATACCAGATCACGCCATCACGATCGGCCATCGACATCTTTGCCAGCTCCTCAAGTGTTCGACTCGTTTATCTATTCCACTACGGCGGCGGGCGGCTCTGCCCGCTGCCGCCGACGGGCTGCGCCACAATGGGCCAACCCAGCCGGTCAATTCTTGTGCGGCGCTCAGCTCAAGCCCAGCTCATGCCAGATGCGCATCACCGCGCGGCGTTCGGCATGGAACTGATCGCCACCGACCACCCCCGGCTGCTTCTGCAGCGCCAGACGGTGGGCCGCCGCGCGATAGGCCTTGTAGACCTCCTGCAGCAGACGGGCATCCGCGCCCGGTAACAATCCGACCGCTTCCAGCTCATCCAGAATGCGGATGTTGTCGGTCCAGCGCAGCAGCTGCGGGTGCTGCTGCGACCAGGCCAGGGTCGCGTATTGCACCATAAATTCGATATCGACGATACCGCCGGCGTCCTGCTTCAGGTCGAACGGTGCACTGGCTTCGAAGGCATGCGCCGCGGTGCCGGCGCCGGTTGACGGGCTGCCGAGGTTGTCGCGCATCTTCGCGCGCATCTCGCCGACCTCGCCGCGCAGCTTGGGCAGATCCCGCGGCTGCGCGAGCACCGCCGCGCGCACCCGCTCGAAGGCTGCGCCGACGCCGGCGCTGCCGACCAGCACGCGGGCGCGGATCAGCGCCTGATGCTCCCAGGTCCAGGCCTCGCTCTGCTGGTAGCGCTCGAAGGCTCCGAGCGAGCTGACCAGCAGGCCGCTGGCGCCGGATGGGCGCAGGCGCATGTCGACTTCATAGAGCTGGCCGGAGGTGGTCTGGGTGGTCAGCAGGTGGATGATGCGCTGGCCCAGACGGGTGAAGAACTGCGCGCCGTCGATCGGCTTGGCGCCGTCAGTCTCGGCCTGCGGGTCGCCGTCGTGGATAAACACCAGATCCAGATCCGACCCGTGGCCGAGCTCCAGGCCGCCGACCTTGCCATAGCCGACGATGATGAAGTCCGGGTCGCACAGGCTGCCGTCGCCGCGCTTGGGCGTGCCGTACTTGGCCACGCTCTGCCTCCAGGCCAGCGCCAGCACCTGATCGAGGATCGCCTCGGCCAGCCAGGTCAGGTAGTCACTGACCTTCATCAGCGGCAGGGTGCCGGCGATTTCCGAGGCAGCCACGCGCAGGCGATGGGCCAGCTTGAAGTGGCGCAGCGCCTCCATCTGCTGCTCGAGGTCGTCCTCGGGGATGCGCGTCAGCCGCTCGCGCAGCTCGGCGGCCAGCTCCGGCGCCAGCGGCGGTTTGAACAGCCGGCCCTCGTTGAGCAGCTCGTCGAGCAGCAGCGGGAAGCGGGTGATCTGCTCGGCGATCCACGGGCTGGCGGCGCACAGGGTGATCAGCCGCTGCAGAGCGCCGGGGTTCTCGGTCAGCAGCACCAGGTAGGCCGAACGGCGCGCCACCGCTTCCACCAGCGGCAGCACGCGCTCGAGCACCAGATCGGGCTTGTCATGCTCCACCGCCTGCGCCAGCAGGCGCGGCACGAAGGCGTCCAGGCGCTCGCGACCGAGGCGCTGGATGGCGCGCACCTGCGGGCCGCTGCGCAGGTCGGACAGCCGCCGCCAGGCGACCTCCGGCTCGGCGAAGCCGGCATCGGCCAGCTGGCGGCTGGCAGCCTCCTCGTCCAGCGCCTCTTCCCACAGCGGCAGCCACTCGCCGCCGATGCAGGGCGTGCCGGCGGCGTGCTCGTCCTCATCGGGATCGGCGATCACTTGGCGGAAGTGCCAGTCGACCCGACCGCGCCAGTACATCAACTGGGCGTGGAACGCCGGCCAGTTGTCGAAGCCCATGATGCAGGCCACCCGCGCGCAGTCGCTGTCGTTGTCCGGCAGCATCTGCGTCTGCCGGTCGCCTATGGCCTGCAGGGCGTGCTCGGTGTAGCGGAGGAATTCATAGCCGTCGCGCAGCTCGGCAATCACCGCCGGCGGCAGGTAGCCCTGGCCCTCGAGGGTGTTCAGCACCTTCAGCAGCGGTCGCTGCTGCAGGCTGAGGTCGCGGCCGCCGTGGATCAGCTGGAACGCCTGGGCGATGAACTCCACCTCGCGGATGCCACCGGAACCGAGCTTGATGTTGTCGGCCATGCCCTTGCGCCGCACTTCCTGCTGGATCAGCTGCTTCATCGCGCGCAGCGCCTCGATGGCGGAGAAGTCCAGATAGCGGCGGTAGACGAACGGCCGCAGCATCTCCAGAAGGTGCGCGCCGGCCTGCTGATCGCCGCCGACCACCCGCGCCTTGATCATCGCGTAGCGTTCCCAGTCGCGGCCCTGGTCCTGGTAGTACTGCTCCAGGGCGTTGAAGCTGAGCACCAGGGCGCCGGCCGAACCGTAGGGACGCAGGCGCATGTCGACGCGGAAGACGAAGCCATCGGCGGTGAGGGCATCCAGCGCCTTGATCAGGCGCTGGCCGAGACGGGTGAAGAACTCCTGATTGTCCAGCGCGCGCTTGACCCCCTCGGTCTCGCCGCCCTCGGGATAACCGAAGATCAGGTCGATGTCCGAGGACAGGTTCAGCTCATGGGCGCCGAGCTTGCCCATGCCGAGGATCACCAGCTGCTGCGGCTGTCCGCTGCGGCGACCGATCGGCGTGCCGAACTGCTGGCAATGGCGCAGGTACAGCCACTGATAGGCCTGATCGACACAGGCGTCGGCTAGCTCGGAGAGGTCCCAGCAGGTCTCGCGCAGATCGGCCTGGCGGCTGATATCGCGCCAGATGATGCGCAGCTGCTGGCGATTGCGATAACGGCGCAGACGCCGGCCCAGCTCGGCCTCGTCGTCACAGTCGGCCAGCGCGGCGACCAGCTGGGCGCGCAACTCGCCCGACTGCAGCGCGCGCTCCAGTTCGCCGGAGTCGGCCAGCTCGAGGAAAGTTTCGGCGGCACGACTGGCCTGTTCGCTGACGAAATCGCTGGCCGCACAGACGCGGACGAAAGCCTCGTGGCGCGCCTGTGGCCAGGCCGCCAAACGCTCGGCCGCGGCCGGAAGATCCGCCAGGGCGGCGTGCAGGGCCTGCTCGGCGCGAGCGGCGAACGGCTGAAGGGAGTTGGGCAGGTCGGCAAGCGGCGGCAGGCTCATGGTCTATCCTTTTTCGGGGCTACAGACTTCAGCCGACAGGCTGCAAAAGAGCCTGCAGCCCGCGCAGCGCCTGGCCTCTACAGGCATTCACCTGGGATTTCAGCCAGTTTGCCGCGCGGAAATTGTAGTTTTACTACTAAAGATTGTATCCAAAGGGCTGAAATGGTCGTCGGTTTGTAGTAAAACTACACGCACCGGTGTTACCCCCGGTCATCCAAGAATTCACGCGCCCCGCCCATAAGGCCGGCCGCGAACCTCGGCTACCGATTCTGGAAGCCTTTCCGCCCTGGAGCAAGCCATGCAAGACCTCGATCCCGTCGAAACCCAGGAATGGCTGGACTCATTGGAGTCCGTCCTCGAACACGAGGGTGAAGACCGCGCGCATTACCTGCTGACCCGCATGGGTGAGCTGGCCACCCGCAGTGGCACCCAGCTGCCCTATGCGATCACCACGCCGTA is drawn from Pseudomonas cavernae and contains these coding sequences:
- the waaF gene encoding lipopolysaccharide heptosyltransferase II: MRILIVGPSWVGDMVMAQTLFHCLKQRHPECSIDVLAPEWSRPILERMPEVRQALSFPLGHGVLDIATRRKIGRSLKGQYDQAILLPNSLKSALLPFFAGIPKRTGWKGELRYGLLNDIRPLDKQRYPLMIERFMALAYEKGAELPQPYPRPALRIEPASRAAALAKFGLSLDRPVLALCPGAEFGEAKRWPAEHYAKVAELKIRAGWQVWVFGSQNDRAVGEDIRMRLIPGLREEVSNLAGTTSLAEAIDLMSCAGAVVSNDSGLMHVAAALNRPLVAVYGSTSPQFTPPLAEQVEIVRLGLDCSPCFDRTCRFGHYNCLRELKPRPVVEALDRLVSDPLEISE
- the glnE gene encoding bifunctional [glutamate--ammonia ligase]-adenylyl-L-tyrosine phosphorylase/[glutamate--ammonia-ligase] adenylyltransferase: MSLPPLADLPNSLQPFAARAEQALHAALADLPAAAERLAAWPQARHEAFVRVCAASDFVSEQASRAAETFLELADSGELERALQSGELRAQLVAALADCDDEAELGRRLRRYRNRQQLRIIWRDISRQADLRETCWDLSELADACVDQAYQWLYLRHCQQFGTPIGRRSGQPQQLVILGMGKLGAHELNLSSDIDLIFGYPEGGETEGVKRALDNQEFFTRLGQRLIKALDALTADGFVFRVDMRLRPYGSAGALVLSFNALEQYYQDQGRDWERYAMIKARVVGGDQQAGAHLLEMLRPFVYRRYLDFSAIEALRAMKQLIQQEVRRKGMADNIKLGSGGIREVEFIAQAFQLIHGGRDLSLQQRPLLKVLNTLEGQGYLPPAVIAELRDGYEFLRYTEHALQAIGDRQTQMLPDNDSDCARVACIMGFDNWPAFHAQLMYWRGRVDWHFRQVIADPDEDEHAAGTPCIGGEWLPLWEEALDEEAASRQLADAGFAEPEVAWRRLSDLRSGPQVRAIQRLGRERLDAFVPRLLAQAVEHDKPDLVLERVLPLVEAVARRSAYLVLLTENPGALQRLITLCAASPWIAEQITRFPLLLDELLNEGRLFKPPLAPELAAELRERLTRIPEDDLEQQMEALRHFKLAHRLRVAASEIAGTLPLMKVSDYLTWLAEAILDQVLALAWRQSVAKYGTPKRGDGSLCDPDFIIVGYGKVGGLELGHGSDLDLVFIHDGDPQAETDGAKPIDGAQFFTRLGQRIIHLLTTQTTSGQLYEVDMRLRPSGASGLLVSSLGAFERYQQSEAWTWEHQALIRARVLVGSAGVGAAFERVRAAVLAQPRDLPKLRGEVGEMRAKMRDNLGSPSTGAGTAAHAFEASAPFDLKQDAGGIVDIEFMVQYATLAWSQQHPQLLRWTDNIRILDELEAVGLLPGADARLLQEVYKAYRAAAHRLALQKQPGVVGGDQFHAERRAVMRIWHELGLS
- the ilvE gene encoding branched-chain-amino-acid transaminase, which codes for MSMADRDGVIWYDGELVQWRDATTHVLTHTLHYGMGVFEGVRAYNTPQGTAIFRLQAHTDRLFDSAHIMNMQIPFTKDEVNEACRAAVRENKLQSAYIRPMAFYGSEGMGLRATGLKVHLIVAAWDWGAYMGEEALQQGIKVRTSSFTRHHVNISMTRAKSNGAYINSMLALQEAISGGADEAMMLDPEGYVAEGSGENIFIIKDGVLYTPEVTACLNGITRASVLRLAEELGIKLVEKRITRDEVYIADEAFFTGTAAEVTPIREVDGRAIGLGRRGPVTEKLQKAYFDLVTGKTSVHPEWRTLVK